One region of Carya illinoinensis cultivar Pawnee chromosome 8, C.illinoinensisPawnee_v1, whole genome shotgun sequence genomic DNA includes:
- the LOC122318030 gene encoding germin-like protein subfamily 2 member 4 yields the protein MVANVLACLFIFAAISSSVAYDPDPLQDLCVADLKSKIKVNGFVCKDDAEVTAADFTFAGLAAPALINNSFGSNVTTANVMQVPGLNTLGVSLARIDYAPGGLNPPHTHPRATETIFTLEGELFVGFITTADKLISKTIKEGEIFVFPRGLVHFQKNVGDKPASVISGFNGQLPGTQVIATSLFAASPPVPDDVLEIAFQVDGKVVDEIKANLAPKK from the exons ATGGTGGCAAACGTTCTTGCATGTCTGTTCATCTTTGCTGCAATCTCCAGCTCTGTGGCATACGATCCTGACCCCCTTCAGGATCTCTGCGTTGCCGATCTAAAGTCAA AGATAAAGGTGAACGGGTTTGTATGCAAGGACGATGCAGAAGTCACAGCAGCAGATTTCACCTTCGCTGGCCTGGCTGCGCCAGCGCTCATCAACAACTCGTTTGGTTCAAACGTAACGACAGCCAATGTTATGCAG GTTCCAGGCCTTAATACGCTCGGCGTGTCGTTGGCGCGCATTGACTATGCACCCGGTGGACTCAACCCTCCTCACACTCACCCGCGAGCCACCGAGACCATATTCACTCTGGAAGGCGAGCTGTTTGTAGGCTTCATCACCACAGCAGACAAGCTCATCTCCAAGACCATCAAGGAAGGTGAGATCTTTGTGTTCCCCAGGGGACTGGTCCATTTTCAGAAGAACGTTGGCGACAAGCCTGCTTCTGTGATCTCGGGCTTCAATGGCCAACTGCCGGGCACCCAAGTCATTGCCACATCACTTTTCGCTGCGTCACCACCGGTGCCGGACGATGTGTTGGAGATAGCCTTCCAGGTGGATGGCAAGGTGGTTGACGAAATCAAAGCAAACCTTGCCCCCAAGAAGTAG
- the LOC122318250 gene encoding germin-like protein subfamily 2 member 4 gives MVANVLACLFLFAAISSSVAYDPDPLQDLCVADLKSKIKVNGFVCKDDADVTAADFTFAGLAAPALINNSFGSNVTTANVMQVPGLNTLGVSLARIDYAPGGLNPPHTHPRATETIFTLEGELFVGFITTADKLISKTIKEGEIFVFPRGLVHFQKNVGDKPASVISGFNGQLPGTQVVATSLFAASPPLPDDVLEIAFQVDAKVVDEIKANLAPKKK, from the exons ATGGTGGCAAACGTTCTTGCATGTCTGTTCCTCTTTGCTGCAATCTCCAGCTCTGTGGCATACGATCCTGACCCCCTTCAGGATCTCTGCGTTGCCGATCTAAAGTCAA AGATAAAGGTGAACGGGTTTGTATGCAAGGACGATGCAGATGTCACGGCAGCGGATTTCACCTTCGCTGGCCTGGCTGCGCCAGCTCTCATCAACAACTCGTTTGGTTCAAACGTAACGACAGCCAATGTTATGCAG GTTCCAGGCCTTAATACGCTCGGCGTGTCGTTGGCGCGCATTGACTATGCACCCGGCGGACTCAACCCTCCTCACACTCACCCGCGAGCCACCGAGACCATATTCACTCTGGAAGGCGAGCTGTTTGTAGGCTTCATCACCACAGCAGACAAGCTCATCTCCAAGACCATCAAGGAAGGTGAGATCTTTGTGTTCCCCAGGGGACTGGTCCATTTTCAGAAGAACGTTGGCGACAAGCCTGCTTCTGTGATCTCGGGCTTCAATGGCCAACTGCCGGGCACCCAAGTCGTTGCCACATCACTTTTCGCTGCGTCACCGCCGCTGCCGGACGATGTGTTGGAGATAGCCTTCCAGGTGGATGCAAAGGTGGTTGACGAAATCAAAGCAAACCTTGCCCCCAAGAAGAAGTAG